One segment of Fusobacterium massiliense DNA contains the following:
- a CDS encoding hemagglutinin repeat-containing protein, producing MKGSLKRLIATFMLLLHIVSLADGIIPDTDRSKNLNVDKAINGVPLVNIEAPNNNGISHNVYKEYNVDGRGAILNNSVDIVNSQLGGLIYGNPNFQNERREANTILNEVSGVNRSRIEGYQEIVGKKANYILANPNGIFVNSAGFINTGNVTLTTGSENNLQSPEKGTIEVAGKGLDLRNINKAELIARVAELSAPIYGGEEVNLKLGSQGQPNKPEYALDARELGSIYAGRINIVVNEDGVGVKTEAPMYAEKGDVVISSKGKVYLKDTQAKGDIKISSTETEIRDKLVAENTINIESKKTKNSGQIQANKDITINGDVDSSNLISTNKDISISGDLKNSGKIEANKDVNVKGNVENTKIILANKDLNIKGDLTNTANIQAKNNIDINSKSIDNKGIIVAEKEISIKSNNINNSNKIATKELLNINNKILINSGKIYSEKETKIVNQKIDNTGDVVSSGKIDINSTDIESNNILANGDISINTKELKSKGKIYSDKDIKLIANNIENNELTAKRLEIVADKLDNNTKILTTDKQNIMTKTLVNKGMIHSSEEIDLKAVDLLNNGNILSIGNMSISQNKKIINDGKIQSNEDIVINSKDIKNNKELIGKNVNIETDKLESTDKLIATNNMIVNSGVLNNNSLIQASKMILEGDAITNNGDILAVNDVTIKNKNLKNDGSLINNKRIQSNNTLKINIKDIKNNGIVFSKNKLNIESKNLSNKNEIVTNGKAIINSDILENDKTKGVIFSKDELDISSSKVNLTTNIGAGKLLKIQTNELERDNSYITNSDLDIKVNGNYKNEYELIGKNLKLEANNLENNSIMASSGNTEIKGNNSFKNNENSLLYARELLKLEGKDFSNKGEVSSFGNLNMNFTSDITNLNTIEAAGDGEITANNFTNKGYLTGSHSYKKVNGAQSNVDVSKLPSEIKQRIEEQLQEEWNKSSRHHKRWEGESYLDGAKVGVSNYKSNKAYLKTEGNLTFNITNKLLNQEADILAGKNIIINAGELNNTREGKEVDIELYFKRNYSYKKRVRRRHSRKNANFSTGIAYKQTLYSDKPTQIIAGGDLTVNAKEVGNGEYQDHKSGYINDVKKVEKDSNIKNTNIDDTFKITNNSVVEKIKKDSAVGVEDYIEIPKNDNGMFIVNKKVDNPKFSYLIETNPKMIDKGFYLSSEYFFSRIKFNPDRDIRLLGDSFYENRLITRAVLEGTGKRYLYSNDVNEERKKLFDNAIAAQKDLNLSLGIALSKEQINNLKSDILWYVEEVVNGEKVLIPKLYLSENTLKSIVEEQGNIIKAGGNFVVNNASIVDNSGKIIAKNNVLIKSKNIYQNAAYSDTGIYGNNVALIAKENIENIGGNILAENDINIFSENGDIKNSKKLSIHDNDYHDVYTDVRGSGNIVGNNISIIANNVENTGADVKAQDKIEIGARKNLVIGNLEAIDKKVRDGGKDYVLDEKKTNVGSNLKAKDISLTSLGDIGINGSNIVATNEASIQAKGDISIVAGKDSILHKESHSKSKGFGRSSSEESVAYATRNVASNIIGDKVNITSEKDVSLLGSNVQANTEGQIKADGNITQAGVKDINYSYYKKTKTGFMGLTSKSVTDENYAEKAILSATLAGDKGLTYDSKNNLLLEGVKVVSSGNINLKGKNVEINPLETKAYSKHKEEKKGFSGSLSAKGVSLSYGKDKLSSDTDIVNQTASQIVSNKDINIEATNKVKAKSVDIYAKNDINISGDKGVEISTANNSYDNTTKQSSSRIGANVGINPAIVNTVENIKDIKNLTDFSGNSYDILNNASKVVGAIKDGAKATNDLINFEYSVDDTTGAETLKYKPRIFSASISYNKSESKSSMHNESVEKSLLVSGNNMNIKSKNGSITISGTDVKVGNDLDLSAKKDITIKASEENYTSSSSSSQTGISLSANLEEGRIADLSISQAGTRARGNGTNYINSTVNVGGKLKANSENLTLSGANVEADKLDIKAKNVVIESKQDKSERKDSSYGGSFSIDIVNPSNFSVSVNGSKGSGEKEWVNKQSSLIAKNGGKIDTEDLTNIGAVIGSENEKEKLKISANKVVVKDLEDKNKYENIGGGISFGTDVPNISVKHDKIDKEQINKASAINTDFEISGKKTSAEDLGFNTDIDKAQEKTKDEEKHLDAELHTDLIGEDKRNEIKYAFKKLGSLHEILDQKKFKESIEGVLLDKFKDEHQKEFNLIKEESLSLEDKQKLAQNLIERYLRENGYEGEIPEVLLTNEAHSFSVDSKDKETGAKRREKIYFSKNDIADPNLAFSRLFGHEKAHMNTYDEGKYGEDTSIHTTKKIGSENKNKVFTEEEKADYLNNLRNKYKDQKSIEQQFAEAKLVPEKDKEHFFNEEVYDKYVNPNLNAKEIEELSKKFNVSKKKIEKNQTQYVYYDFLDKNNRVFKDKKEFEKFQKELKEKIKNEKDPKKREELEKQVYRNVSDITAQYHNIEIDENGEVSINLKFPNEKHVNNIGQEAVFNKKSGKWVNDGINNATYNIAGLDGTIKGFAYDNLIYHLFADESDVNLWIKYDVEQNSKLTEIQRRQLNEIGSRYYLDLIFRDYVNTRGKLNYRIYEDYMQMIKGDL from the coding sequence ATGAAAGGAAGTTTAAAAAGATTAATAGCAACATTTATGTTACTTTTACATATAGTTAGTTTAGCTGATGGAATAATTCCCGACACAGATAGAAGTAAAAATTTGAATGTTGATAAAGCCATAAATGGTGTACCTCTTGTAAATATAGAAGCTCCTAATAACAATGGAATTTCTCACAATGTATATAAAGAATATAATGTTGACGGGAGAGGAGCTATTTTAAATAATTCAGTTGATATTGTAAACTCGCAACTTGGAGGATTGATTTATGGTAATCCTAATTTTCAAAATGAGAGAAGAGAAGCAAATACAATTTTAAATGAAGTAAGTGGAGTAAATAGAAGTAGAATAGAAGGCTATCAAGAAATAGTAGGTAAAAAAGCTAACTACATCTTAGCGAATCCTAATGGAATATTTGTTAATAGTGCAGGATTTATCAATACTGGAAATGTAACTTTAACAACAGGAAGTGAGAATAATTTACAAAGTCCAGAAAAAGGAACAATAGAGGTAGCTGGAAAAGGTCTTGATTTAAGAAATATAAATAAAGCTGAACTTATTGCAAGGGTAGCAGAACTTTCAGCACCTATCTATGGTGGAGAAGAAGTAAATCTAAAACTTGGAAGTCAAGGACAACCAAATAAACCAGAATACGCACTGGATGCAAGAGAACTAGGTTCAATTTATGCTGGAAGAATAAATATAGTAGTAAATGAAGATGGAGTGGGAGTAAAAACAGAAGCTCCAATGTATGCTGAAAAAGGAGATGTTGTAATATCTTCTAAGGGAAAGGTATATTTAAAGGATACTCAAGCAAAAGGAGATATTAAAATATCTTCAACAGAAACAGAAATAAGGGATAAACTAGTCGCTGAAAATACAATTAATATAGAAAGTAAAAAAACAAAAAACTCTGGACAAATACAAGCTAATAAGGATATTACAATAAATGGAGATGTAGATAGTTCTAATTTGATTTCTACAAATAAAGATATATCTATTTCTGGAGATTTAAAAAATTCAGGGAAAATAGAAGCCAATAAAGATGTCAATGTAAAAGGAAATGTAGAAAATACTAAAATCATTCTTGCAAATAAAGATCTAAATATAAAAGGAGATTTGACAAATACTGCTAATATTCAAGCTAAAAATAATATAGACATAAATTCTAAAAGTATTGATAATAAAGGAATAATTGTTGCAGAGAAAGAAATAAGTATAAAGTCTAATAATATAAATAATAGCAATAAAATAGCAACAAAAGAATTATTGAATATTAATAATAAAATATTAATAAATAGTGGGAAAATATATTCGGAAAAAGAAACAAAAATAGTAAATCAAAAAATAGATAATACAGGAGATGTAGTAAGTTCTGGTAAAATCGATATAAATAGTACAGACATAGAAAGTAATAATATACTTGCGAATGGCGATATTTCTATTAATACAAAAGAGTTAAAATCAAAAGGAAAAATTTATTCAGATAAAGATATTAAATTAATAGCTAATAATATAGAAAATAATGAGCTTACTGCAAAAAGATTAGAAATTGTAGCTGATAAATTAGATAATAATACAAAAATATTAACAACAGATAAGCAAAATATTATGACAAAAACTTTAGTGAATAAAGGAATGATACATTCATCAGAAGAAATTGATTTGAAAGCAGTAGATTTATTGAATAATGGTAATATCCTTTCTATTGGTAATATGAGTATTAGTCAAAATAAAAAAATAATAAATGATGGAAAAATTCAATCTAATGAGGATATAGTAATAAATTCAAAAGATATTAAAAATAATAAAGAGCTTATTGGAAAAAATGTAAATATAGAGACAGATAAACTAGAAAGTACAGATAAATTAATAGCAACAAATAATATGATTGTAAATAGTGGAGTATTAAATAATAATTCACTTATCCAAGCATCGAAAATGATTTTAGAAGGAGATGCAATAACGAATAATGGAGATATATTAGCTGTTAATGATGTAACAATTAAGAATAAAAATTTAAAAAATGATGGAAGTTTAATAAATAATAAAAGAATTCAATCAAACAATACTTTAAAAATAAATATTAAAGATATTAAAAATAATGGTATCGTCTTTTCTAAAAATAAATTAAATATAGAAAGTAAAAACTTAAGTAATAAAAATGAGATTGTAACTAATGGAAAAGCTATAATAAATAGTGACATTTTAGAAAATGATAAAACTAAGGGAGTCATTTTTTCAAAAGATGAATTAGATATAAGCTCAAGTAAAGTTAATTTAACAACAAATATAGGTGCAGGAAAATTATTAAAAATACAAACAAATGAATTAGAAAGAGATAACTCATATATAACTAATAGTGATTTAGATATAAAAGTAAATGGAAACTATAAAAATGAATATGAACTAATTGGAAAAAATTTAAAGTTAGAAGCCAATAATTTAGAAAATAATTCAATAATGGCAAGTAGTGGAAACACTGAAATAAAAGGAAATAATAGCTTTAAAAACAATGAAAATTCACTATTGTATGCAAGAGAATTATTAAAATTAGAAGGAAAAGACTTTTCAAATAAAGGTGAAGTATCTTCGTTTGGTAATTTAAATATGAATTTTACTAGCGATATTACAAATTTAAATACTATAGAAGCTGCTGGTGATGGAGAAATAACAGCCAATAATTTTACAAACAAAGGCTATTTAACAGGTAGTCATAGCTATAAAAAAGTTAATGGAGCTCAAAGTAATGTCGATGTAAGTAAATTGCCTTCTGAAATAAAGCAAAGGATAGAAGAACAATTACAAGAAGAATGGAACAAAAGTAGTAGACATCATAAAAGATGGGAAGGTGAATCGTATTTAGATGGTGCTAAAGTAGGAGTAAGTAATTATAAATCTAATAAAGCATATTTAAAGACAGAAGGGAATTTAACTTTTAATATAACAAATAAACTTCTAAATCAAGAGGCAGATATTTTAGCTGGAAAAAATATTATTATCAATGCTGGAGAACTTAATAATACAAGAGAAGGTAAAGAAGTTGATATTGAACTATATTTTAAAAGAAACTATAGCTATAAGAAAAGAGTTCGTAGAAGACATAGTAGAAAGAATGCTAACTTTTCTACAGGAATTGCATATAAACAAACTCTATATTCAGATAAGCCAACACAGATAATTGCAGGTGGAGATCTCACTGTTAATGCAAAAGAAGTTGGTAATGGAGAGTATCAAGATCATAAATCTGGATATATTAATGATGTAAAGAAAGTAGAAAAAGATAGCAATATTAAAAATACCAATATAGATGACACATTTAAAATAACTAATAATTCAGTAGTAGAAAAAATTAAAAAAGATTCAGCTGTTGGTGTAGAAGACTATATAGAAATTCCAAAAAATGACAATGGAATGTTCATAGTAAATAAAAAAGTAGATAATCCAAAATTTTCATATTTAATAGAAACAAATCCTAAAATGATAGATAAGGGATTCTATTTAAGTTCGGAGTATTTTTTCTCAAGAATAAAATTTAATCCTGATAGAGATATAAGGCTTTTAGGAGATTCTTTTTATGAAAATAGATTAATAACTAGAGCAGTATTAGAAGGTACTGGAAAAAGATATTTGTATTCAAATGATGTCAATGAAGAAAGAAAAAAACTATTTGATAATGCAATAGCAGCTCAAAAAGATTTGAATTTATCTTTAGGAATAGCGCTATCTAAAGAACAAATAAATAATTTAAAATCAGATATATTATGGTATGTGGAAGAAGTAGTCAATGGAGAAAAAGTCTTAATACCTAAGCTATATTTAAGTGAAAATACTCTAAAATCCATTGTTGAAGAACAAGGTAATATTATTAAAGCTGGTGGAAATTTTGTTGTAAATAATGCCTCTATTGTAGATAATAGTGGAAAAATAATAGCTAAAAATAATGTATTAATAAAATCTAAAAATATTTATCAAAATGCAGCATATTCAGATACAGGAATTTATGGAAATAATGTAGCTTTAATAGCAAAGGAAAATATAGAAAACATTGGTGGAAATATTTTAGCAGAAAATGATATTAATATTTTTAGCGAAAATGGAGATATAAAGAATAGTAAGAAATTATCAATTCACGATAACGATTATCATGATGTTTACACTGATGTTAGAGGTAGTGGAAATATTGTAGGAAATAATATTTCTATTATTGCTAATAATGTAGAGAATACAGGAGCAGATGTAAAAGCTCAGGATAAAATAGAAATAGGTGCAAGAAAAAATCTAGTTATAGGAAATCTTGAAGCTATTGATAAAAAGGTAAGAGATGGTGGAAAAGATTATGTATTAGATGAGAAGAAAACTAATGTAGGAAGTAATTTAAAAGCTAAGGATATAAGTTTGACATCATTAGGCGATATAGGGATAAATGGTTCAAATATAGTTGCAACTAATGAGGCAAGTATACAAGCTAAGGGAGATATCTCAATAGTAGCTGGAAAAGATTCTATTTTACATAAAGAAAGCCATAGTAAGAGTAAAGGTTTTGGTCGTTCTAGCTCAGAAGAAAGTGTAGCCTATGCAACTCGTAATGTAGCTTCTAATATAATAGGAGATAAGGTAAATATTACAAGTGAAAAAGATGTGAGTCTTTTAGGAAGCAATGTTCAAGCGAACACAGAAGGACAAATAAAAGCTGATGGAAATATTACTCAAGCAGGAGTAAAAGATATTAATTATTCTTACTATAAGAAAACTAAAACAGGATTTATGGGTCTTACTTCTAAATCAGTAACAGATGAAAATTATGCTGAAAAAGCAATATTATCAGCTACTCTAGCTGGAGATAAAGGTTTAACATATGATAGCAAAAACAACCTTTTACTTGAAGGAGTAAAAGTAGTTTCTAGTGGAAATATTAATTTAAAAGGAAAAAATGTAGAGATAAATCCATTAGAAACAAAAGCATATAGTAAACATAAAGAAGAAAAGAAAGGATTCTCAGGCTCTTTAAGTGCAAAAGGAGTTTCCTTATCATATGGAAAAGATAAACTTTCATCAGATACAGATATAGTAAATCAAACTGCTTCTCAAATAGTATCAAATAAGGATATCAATATAGAAGCAACAAATAAAGTGAAAGCTAAATCAGTAGATATCTATGCAAAAAATGACATAAATATTTCTGGAGATAAAGGAGTAGAGATATCTACAGCAAATAATAGCTATGATAATACTACAAAACAAAGTTCATCAAGAATAGGAGCAAATGTAGGAATAAATCCTGCAATAGTGAATACTGTTGAAAATATAAAAGATATAAAGAATCTTACAGATTTTTCAGGAAATAGCTATGATATATTAAACAATGCTTCAAAAGTAGTAGGAGCTATTAAAGATGGAGCAAAAGCAACAAATGATTTAATAAATTTTGAATATTCTGTTGATGATACAACAGGGGCAGAAACTTTAAAGTATAAGCCTCGTATATTTAGTGCTTCTATTTCATATAATAAAAGTGAATCAAAATCATCAATGCATAATGAAAGTGTAGAAAAAAGTTTATTAGTATCTGGAAATAATATGAATATTAAATCTAAAAATGGAAGTATTACTATTTCAGGTACAGATGTAAAAGTAGGAAATGATTTAGATTTAAGTGCTAAAAAAGATATTACAATAAAAGCAAGTGAAGAAAACTATACATCATCTAGTTCATCTTCGCAAACTGGAATAAGTTTATCAGCAAATCTTGAAGAAGGAAGAATAGCAGATTTATCAATATCACAAGCAGGAACAAGAGCTAGAGGAAATGGAACAAACTATATAAACTCAACAGTTAATGTAGGAGGAAAATTAAAAGCAAATTCTGAAAACTTAACTTTATCTGGTGCAAATGTTGAAGCAGATAAATTAGATATTAAAGCTAAGAATGTAGTAATAGAAAGTAAACAAGATAAATCAGAAAGAAAAGATAGCTCATATGGAGGAAGTTTTAGTATAGACATAGTGAATCCATCTAATTTTAGTGTAAGTGTTAATGGAAGTAAAGGAAGTGGAGAAAAAGAATGGGTAAATAAGCAAAGTTCATTAATAGCTAAAAATGGTGGAAAAATAGATACTGAGGACTTAACAAATATTGGTGCAGTAATAGGCTCTGAAAATGAAAAAGAAAAATTAAAAATATCTGCCAATAAAGTAGTAGTAAAAGACCTGGAAGATAAGAACAAATATGAAAATATTGGTGGGGGAATAAGTTTTGGAACAGATGTACCAAATATATCAGTAAAGCATGATAAGATAGATAAAGAACAAATAAATAAGGCTAGTGCAATAAATACAGACTTTGAAATATCTGGAAAGAAAACAAGCGCAGAAGACTTAGGATTTAATACAGATATTGATAAGGCACAAGAAAAAACAAAAGATGAAGAAAAACATTTAGATGCAGAGCTTCATACTGATTTAATTGGAGAAGATAAGAGAAATGAAATAAAGTATGCTTTTAAGAAATTAGGAAGTTTACATGAAATCTTAGATCAAAAGAAATTTAAAGAATCAATAGAAGGAGTCTTACTAGATAAATTTAAGGATGAACATCAAAAAGAATTTAATTTGATAAAAGAAGAAAGCTTAAGTTTAGAAGACAAACAAAAGCTGGCACAAAATTTAATAGAAAGATATCTAAGAGAAAATGGATACGAAGGAGAGATTCCAGAGGTCTTATTAACAAATGAAGCTCACTCATTTTCAGTGGATTCAAAAGATAAAGAAACAGGAGCAAAAAGAAGAGAAAAGATATATTTCTCAAAAAATGATATAGCAGATCCAAACTTAGCTTTCTCAAGATTATTTGGACATGAAAAAGCACATATGAATACTTATGATGAAGGAAAATATGGAGAAGATACATCAATCCATACAACTAAAAAGATAGGAAGTGAAAACAAAAATAAGGTATTTACAGAAGAAGAAAAAGCAGACTATCTAAATAACTTGAGAAATAAGTATAAGGATCAAAAGAGTATAGAGCAACAATTTGCAGAAGCTAAACTTGTACCTGAAAAAGATAAGGAACATTTCTTTAATGAAGAGGTTTATGATAAATATGTAAATCCAAATTTAAATGCTAAAGAAATAGAAGAATTGTCTAAAAAATTTAATGTTTCTAAAAAGAAAATTGAAAAAAATCAGACACAATATGTATACTACGATTTTTTAGATAAAAATAATAGAGTTTTCAAAGATAAAAAAGAATTTGAAAAATTTCAAAAAGAATTAAAAGAAAAAATTAAGAATGAAAAAGATCCTAAAAAA
- a CDS encoding ShlB/FhaC/HecB family hemolysin secretion/activation protein: MYRKFIFIFLSVFSFTYAVDEIDIEKRREDQQNFDNLIKTQNFNMPENNKDKEENNLILNINSIDLDGNTILESFQINAILRKYIGKNKNVYTLINEIENKYIENGYITTKVGLDISKSDFEIGKISIFVLEGKIAKVIYNEKENKFKTFITFPKRENDILNVKDLDQGIDNLGNNSKLDIKASYKNGYSDIYIKRDNKPISFGVNYNDLGQFETSRHRLRYFLNTHNIFGLNESLAFSYQNKLQRQYKERDTKNFSFGVSVPFKYWTFSYNYDSSQYLRSIPALGRTYKATGNTENQTFGIRKMLHRNENHKIDIGAKIILKDSKNYIDDVRLVLSSRKLSVLTVDTTYTGRIFSGLLNTNLGVSFGLKRFAANNDSEEWYREEYTPKAQFRKYNMNISWYKPMNNFYYKTNIVGQYSKDILYSQEKIGIGDDTSVRGFKDESTQGDKGFYIRNEIGYKGNEFLEPYIAYDYGRVFNNKVNDYKVETLQGVAIGIRGYFKGFEGSFSIAKPIDKPRYFRNNKAVVYTSLTYRF, encoded by the coding sequence ATGTATAGGAAATTTATTTTCATATTTTTATCTGTGTTTTCATTTACTTATGCAGTAGATGAAATAGATATAGAAAAAAGAAGAGAAGATCAACAAAATTTTGATAACTTAATAAAAACTCAAAATTTTAATATGCCTGAAAATAACAAAGATAAAGAAGAAAATAATTTAATTCTAAATATAAATTCTATTGATTTAGATGGAAATACTATACTTGAATCTTTTCAAATAAATGCTATTTTAAGAAAATATATAGGTAAAAATAAAAATGTTTATACATTGATAAATGAAATAGAAAATAAATATATTGAAAATGGATATATTACTACAAAAGTTGGACTTGATATAAGCAAGTCTGATTTTGAAATTGGTAAGATATCCATTTTTGTTTTAGAAGGAAAAATAGCTAAAGTTATATATAATGAAAAAGAAAATAAGTTTAAGACTTTCATAACTTTTCCCAAAAGAGAAAATGATATTTTAAATGTTAAAGATTTAGATCAAGGAATTGATAATTTAGGGAATAATTCAAAGCTGGATATTAAAGCTAGTTATAAAAATGGATATAGCGACATATATATTAAAAGAGATAATAAGCCCATAAGTTTTGGAGTAAACTATAATGATTTAGGACAGTTTGAGACTTCAAGACATAGACTTAGATATTTCTTAAATACTCATAATATATTTGGATTGAATGAAAGTTTAGCTTTTTCTTATCAAAATAAACTACAAAGACAATACAAAGAAAGAGATACTAAAAATTTCAGTTTTGGAGTATCTGTTCCTTTTAAATATTGGACTTTTAGTTATAACTATGACAGTTCTCAATATCTTAGAAGTATCCCAGCATTAGGAAGAACATACAAAGCAACAGGAAATACAGAAAATCAGACATTTGGAATAAGAAAAATGTTACACAGAAATGAAAATCATAAAATAGACATAGGAGCAAAAATAATCTTAAAAGATTCTAAAAACTATATTGATGATGTGCGATTGGTTTTGAGTTCAAGAAAACTATCTGTCTTAACAGTGGATACAACATATACAGGAAGAATATTTTCAGGACTATTGAATACAAATTTAGGAGTAAGCTTTGGGTTAAAAAGATTTGCAGCTAACAATGATAGTGAAGAATGGTATAGAGAAGAATATACACCAAAAGCACAATTTAGAAAATACAATATGAATATATCTTGGTATAAACCAATGAATAATTTTTACTATAAAACAAATATTGTAGGACAGTATTCAAAAGATATATTGTATTCACAAGAAAAAATAGGAATAGGCGACGACACAAGTGTAAGAGGATTTAAAGATGAATCTACACAAGGAGATAAAGGTTTCTATATTAGAAATGAAATAGGATATAAAGGAAATGAATTTCTAGAACCATATATAGCCTATGACTATGGTAGAGTTTTTAATAATAAAGTAAATGATTACAAAGTAGAAACTCTTCAAGGAGTTGCAATAGGAATAAGGGGATATTTTAAAGGTTTTGAAGGAAGTTTCAGTATAGCAAAACCAATAGATAAACCAAGATATTTTAGAAATAATAAAGCTGTAGTTTATACTAGTTTAACATATAGATTCTAG
- a CDS encoding pyridoxamine 5'-phosphate oxidase family protein: MEAKKEFVRIMNESELIALATSVHDFPNVRIVNFYYNEENNTIYFATFVGREKISEFWKNNNVAFTTIPVRHGEREHIKAKGNVRESEKTIADLEEIFTTKMRGFKEVIEKCREKLKVYEIKFNEVKLTLDSIHYEKISF; encoded by the coding sequence ATGGAAGCAAAAAAAGAGTTTGTAAGAATAATGAATGAATCTGAATTGATTGCTTTAGCAACAAGTGTTCATGATTTTCCTAATGTAAGAATAGTTAATTTTTATTATAACGAAGAAAACAATACGATATATTTTGCAACTTTCGTAGGAAGAGAAAAAATAAGTGAATTTTGGAAAAATAATAATGTAGCATTTACAACTATACCAGTTAGACATGGTGAAAGAGAACATATAAAAGCTAAAGGAAATGTTAGAGAAAGTGAAAAAACAATAGCTGATTTAGAAGAAATTTTTACAACAAAAATGAGAGGGTTTAAAGAAGTTATTGAAAAATGTAGAGAAAAATTAAAAGTGTATGAAATAAAATTTAATGAAGTAAAATTAACTTTAGATAGCATACACTATGAGAAAATAAGTTTCTAA